In one Pseudomonas purpurea genomic region, the following are encoded:
- a CDS encoding endonuclease I family protein, translating into MSVRCLALLLLFVAVTAQADPPRTFNEAKKVAWKLYAPQSTEFYCGCKYTGNRVNLAACGYVPRKNAKRAARIEWEHIVPAWQIGHQRQCWQQGGRQNCTRHDPTYQRAEADLHNLVPSIGEVNGDRSNFSFGWLPVQTGQYGSCLTQVDFKAKKVMPRPSIRGMIARTYFYMSKQYGLRLSKQDRQLYEAWNKTYPVQDWERQRNQSVACVMGRGNEFVGPVNMKSCS; encoded by the coding sequence ATGAGTGTTCGCTGTTTAGCTTTGCTGTTGCTCTTCGTTGCAGTCACCGCCCAGGCCGACCCACCCCGCACCTTCAACGAGGCCAAGAAGGTCGCCTGGAAACTGTACGCCCCACAGTCCACCGAGTTCTATTGTGGCTGCAAGTACACCGGCAACCGCGTAAACCTGGCCGCCTGCGGCTACGTCCCGCGTAAAAACGCCAAGCGTGCCGCGCGCATTGAATGGGAGCACATCGTGCCTGCCTGGCAGATCGGCCACCAACGCCAATGCTGGCAACAGGGCGGGCGCCAGAACTGCACACGTCACGACCCCACCTACCAGCGCGCCGAAGCTGACCTGCACAACCTGGTGCCGAGCATCGGCGAAGTGAATGGCGACCGCAGCAACTTCAGTTTTGGCTGGCTCCCGGTACAGACTGGCCAATATGGTTCGTGCCTGACCCAGGTCGACTTCAAGGCAAAGAAGGTCATGCCCCGCCCCTCCATTCGCGGGATGATCGCGCGGACATACTTCTACATGAGCAAACAGTACGGCTTGCGCCTGTCCAAACAGGACCGACAGCTCTACGAAGCCTGGAACAAGACGTACCCGGTGCAGGACTGGGAACGCCAGCGCAATCAAAGCGTGGCGTGCGTGATGGGTCGCGGCAATGAGTTCGTCGGCCCGGTGAACATGAAGTCGTGCAGCTAA
- a CDS encoding DUF1654 domain-containing protein yields the protein MLTVKYCMHVQLIKDRFVATTSTTPPGSYERLGLRVQKIINSPTAQKAKAALIFRLPDEPVDEWERLLEEIAENDNVTLAYRDDGGVQIFWVVPKED from the coding sequence ATGCTTACAGTTAAATACTGTATGCACGTACAGCTTATTAAGGATCGCTTCGTGGCCACTACTTCGACTACCCCTCCAGGCTCCTATGAACGTCTCGGTTTACGCGTTCAGAAAATCATCAACTCCCCCACCGCCCAAAAAGCCAAGGCAGCACTGATATTCCGCCTTCCCGACGAACCGGTCGATGAGTGGGAGCGTTTGCTCGAGGAAATTGCCGAGAACGATAACGTCACACTCGCCTACCGCGACGATGGCGGTGTGCAGATTTTCTGGGTAGTACCGAAGGAAGACTGA